Proteins encoded within one genomic window of Arachis ipaensis cultivar K30076 chromosome B08, Araip1.1, whole genome shotgun sequence:
- the LOC107613422 gene encoding nuclear/nucleolar GTPase 2, with the protein MAKKKEKKVNVSGKPKHSLDVNRNNGAATKENTRSASTVRRLKMYNTRPVRDRKGKILSHDLQSKDLPATRIQPDRRWFGNTRVVNQKELEVFREELQSRMSSNYNVILREKKLPLSLLSDHQKQAKVHLLDREPFANAFGPKTTRKRPTLLAADYESLVKKADGSQEAFEQKFGASGSSDANEEDGFRDLVRHNMFEKGQSKRIWGELYKVIDSSDVVVQVLDARDPQGTRCYHLERHLKEHCKHKHMVLLLNKCDLLPAWATKGWLRVLSKEYPTLAFHASINKSFGKGSLLSVLRQFSRLKSDKQAISVGFVGYPNVGKSSVINTLRTKNVCKVAPIPGETKVWQYITLTKRIFLIDCPGVVYQNKDSETDVVLKGVVRVTNLQDAADHIGEVLKRVKKEHLKRAYRINEWVDENDFLLQLCKSTGKLLKGGEPDLMTAAKMILHDWQRGKIPFFVPPPRLDDLPEETNVNGVDIDEAVDSNQASAAMKAIANVLSSQQQRNVPVQKDLYDETELQGETADQLQNMEDDSDEENSTSDSDTSEQDPATDAPPEKLPSA; encoded by the exons ATggcgaagaagaaggagaagaaagtgAACGTGTCTGGGAAGCCGAAACACTCCCTGGACGTGAACCGCAACAATGGCGCCGCCACCAAGGAAAACACCCGCTCCGCCTCCACCGTCCGCCGCCTCAAGATGTACAACACGAGGCCCGTCCGAGACCGCAAGGGCAAGATCCTCAGCCACGATCTCCAGTCCAAGGACCTGCCTGCTACTCGCATCCAGCCTGACCGCCGCTGGTTCG GGAACACTCGCGTGGTGAATCAGAAAGAGCTTGAGGTCTTCAGGGAAGAGCTGCAAAGCCGAATGTCAAGTAACTACAATGTTATTCTGAGGGAGAAGAAGCTTCCCTTGTCGCTCCTCAGCGATCACCAGAAG CAAGCAAAGGTTCACCTTCTTGATAGAGAGCCTTTCGCGAATGCATTTGGGCCAAAGACTACGAGAAAGCGCCCAACCCTCTTGGCTGCTGATTACGAGTCCTTGGTTAAGAAAGCTGATGGTTCTCAAG AGGCTTTTGAACAGAAGTTTGGTGCTAGTGGATCTTCAGATGCTAATGAAGAAGATGGATTTAGGGACTTAGTGCGGCATAATATGTTTGAAAAAGGTCAAAGTAAACGTATTTGGGGTGAACTCTACAAGGTCATTGATTCTTCTGATGTTGTTGTCCAG GTTCTAGATGCTAGGGATCCACAAGGCACAAGATGTTACCATTTAGAGAGGCATTTGAAGGAACATTGCAAGCACAAACATATGGTTCTTTTATTGAACAAG tgTGATCTACTTCCTGCTTGGGCTACAAAAGGATGGCTTAGAGTTTTGTCAAAAGAATATCCAACTCTAGCATTTCATGCAAGCATTAATAAGTCCTTTGGAAAG GGTTCACTTCTATCAGTTCTAAGACAATTCTCTCGATTGAAAAGTGACAAGCAAGCTATATCTGTTGGATTTGTTGGATATCCAAATGTTGGAAAATCTTCAGTGATCAATACATTGCGTACAAAAAAT GTCTGCAAGGTTGCTCCAATTCCAGGGGAAACAAAAGTCTGGCAGTATATAACACTTACAAAGAGGATCTTTTTGATTGATTGTCCAGGAGTTGTTTACCAAAACAAGGACTCTGAAACAGATGTTGTCCTTAAGGGCGTG GTACGtgttacaaacttgcaagatgcTGCAGACCATATAGGTGAGGTCTTGAAACGTGTGAAGAAGGAGCACCTGAAAAGAGCGTATAGAATAAATGAGTG GGTGGATGAAAATGACTTCCTACTTCAGCTTTGTAAATCAACGGGAAAACTTCTTAAG GGTGGGGAGCCTGACCTGATGACCGCAGCAAAGATGATTCTTCATGATTGGCAGAGGGGCAAGATACCATTTTTTGTTCCTCCTCCACGACTAGATGACTTACCTGAGGAAACCAATGTCAATGGTGTAGACATAGATGAAGCAGTTGATTCCAACCAGGCATCTGCAGCTATGAAAGCTATTGCAAATGTTCTATCATCCCAACAACAAAGAAATGTGCCTGTTCAAAAGGACTTATATGACGAGACTGAGTTGCAAGGAGAAACAGCCGACCAACTTCAAAATATGGAGGATGATTCAGACGAAGAGAACTCAACGTCTGACAGTGACACATCTGAGCAGGATCCAGCTACTGATGCCCCACCTGAGAAGCTTCCTTCTGCATAG